One segment of Acidianus sp. HS-5 DNA contains the following:
- a CDS encoding type II secretion system F family protein: MALKLKRGNKNEIKLSKQYQLPIYASLIKLRIVKSMAKSYEQKLLISGSSEDPQLFAAKIFFYLLLSSILTVILMGFGLFILVKFYLPFHLTKYLALSFMMIIFGIIIPPVTYLANVATISQKIESRRIGVDAELSAFTSVFSIFLRSGLTPRLMFDKLSSSTAFHYINGVTLYVSKRIRYLGESVEDAMYHASQISPSKLLKDFFLAYITAVRTGAPVINTIEAKAKDILDQLQLRAALAADRLSGLAESYVIWLSSGYIMFFLMMVLEAIFPVGGTSMIPVLGAVAVILLPLVNIVFIYGVEQTQLRFPEKKLNYNLFLIFLGIGLAVMFVLLILEKQLFYFFTLSGETANITPTVIDITIGLLIASIPPAVILTKDLKAGTGYDPYVVSFMRAVAEGLRAGLPPETIIKNIKDSKEMGKFGKILNEIYAYITLGYPLKDAFRKGADRIMDFTSKISLVSLADMMEIGSMTPDTVESIARQIESQIKIKRDYESKVKILLVTPYMGVILSLIASVLLGSAILSLLVGQKITYAVGPLIEASVLLPRAIYITAISSLFNSFMAGLLVGKLGTGKIATGLVHSAILVIITAAMLLILLHVHLAFYSPSSTTI; the protein is encoded by the coding sequence ATGGCGCTTAAGCTTAAAAGGGGCAATAAGAACGAAATTAAACTTTCTAAGCAATATCAGTTGCCAATCTATGCATCACTTATAAAATTAAGAATAGTTAAGTCCATGGCAAAATCCTATGAGCAAAAATTATTAATTTCAGGAAGTAGCGAAGACCCACAATTATTTGCGGCAAAAATCTTCTTCTATTTACTTTTATCTTCTATACTAACCGTAATTTTAATGGGATTCGGATTATTTATTCTTGTTAAATTTTATCTACCATTCCATTTGACGAAATATCTAGCACTATCATTTATGATGATAATTTTCGGTATCATAATTCCTCCAGTTACATATCTGGCTAACGTAGCTACTATTTCACAAAAAATAGAATCAAGAAGAATAGGAGTAGATGCGGAGCTTTCCGCTTTTACATCAGTTTTTTCAATATTTTTAAGGTCAGGTTTAACTCCAAGATTGATGTTTGATAAGCTTTCATCTTCAACAGCTTTCCACTATATAAATGGCGTAACTCTGTATGTAAGTAAAAGAATTAGATATCTAGGAGAAAGCGTGGAAGATGCCATGTATCACGCATCCCAAATATCTCCGTCAAAGCTTTTGAAAGATTTCTTTTTAGCATATATAACTGCTGTAAGAACAGGGGCTCCAGTAATTAATACAATTGAAGCAAAAGCAAAGGATATTTTAGATCAGCTTCAACTAAGAGCTGCATTAGCAGCAGATAGATTATCTGGACTTGCAGAATCTTATGTTATCTGGCTGTCTTCTGGCTACATAATGTTCTTCTTAATGATGGTTTTAGAGGCTATTTTCCCAGTAGGTGGAACATCTATGATCCCAGTATTAGGAGCGGTTGCAGTTATTCTACTTCCTTTAGTTAACATAGTATTTATATACGGAGTTGAACAAACACAATTAAGATTTCCAGAAAAGAAACTAAATTATAACCTGTTCTTAATATTTCTTGGCATAGGACTTGCCGTAATGTTCGTTTTATTAATCTTAGAAAAACAATTATTTTACTTCTTTACATTATCTGGTGAGACAGCCAATATTACTCCAACTGTAATAGATATTACAATAGGATTATTAATAGCCTCTATACCTCCTGCCGTTATTTTAACGAAAGATCTAAAAGCGGGGACCGGTTACGATCCTTACGTCGTTAGCTTCATGAGAGCGGTAGCCGAGGGCTTAAGAGCGGGCTTACCCCCTGAGACTATCATTAAGAACATTAAAGATTCTAAGGAAATGGGGAAATTTGGGAAAATTTTGAATGAAATTTACGCTTACATTACTTTAGGTTATCCACTAAAGGATGCTTTTAGAAAAGGTGCAGATAGAATAATGGATTTCACTTCCAAGATATCATTAGTTTCACTAGCAGATATGATGGAAATCGGAAGTATGACTCCAGATACTGTAGAAAGTATAGCAAGACAAATAGAATCTCAAATAAAGATTAAGAGAGATTATGAAAGCAAAGTAAAGATTCTGTTAGTTACTCCGTATATGGGAGTTATATTATCCCTTATAGCTTCAGTACTTTTAGGCTCAGCAATTCTAAGCCTTTTAGTGGGTCAAAAAATTACTTATGCCGTAGGGCCATTAATTGAAGCTTCAGTACTACTACCTAGAGCAATATACATAACTGCAATTT